The following proteins come from a genomic window of Anas acuta chromosome 22, bAnaAcu1.1, whole genome shotgun sequence:
- the LOC137843569 gene encoding LOW QUALITY PROTEIN: zinc finger and BTB domain-containing protein 40-like (The sequence of the model RefSeq protein was modified relative to this genomic sequence to represent the inferred CDS: substituted 1 base at 1 genomic stop codon): MVRSSHEGSLAWHLVELYPMPLHFGEVKLLWYLTAQHYLLDKRQQGVTVMGTNTAAESKSCKLDFFLRYESVFSEALSDAYAVLRRLEECREIDASQREALVACLAEAGEQLVFTKLLGKVKDVQPLDAQTLVSLLKLFQDVNPNLRAALLEKEQDSGEALQQTESTKEGEMLTARLLGCREELIQSFIQTEIVGLLTEGSGEDPGIRKWKVNSESQVEALGNEEDRAGGAGTKEPKEPREKASSKKSFICKACDKSFHFYCRLKVHVKRCQVARGKQIPCKECTEVKSTKKELEKHQLEIHGAVGIAKKKTRRLPVSCDICGREFAHASEMQYHKLTEHFDEKPFSYKECGAKFAANSTLKNHLWLHTGDWPFMCKHCLVTFMXTSVLAYHTKKKHSEGKMYACQYCDAVFAQSIELSCHIWTHMGDKPYVCRECGKGFCQTNGLSIHLRTFHNIEDPYDCKKRLQPSWMQVIQTSEEGAAEHIISFDEAHVTVSQVFVTLPESQVSQAGSELVTVTMEDLFDDKATLICEETKGE, translated from the exons ATGGTCAGGTCTTCCCATGAAGGCTCCCTTGCATGGCACCTGGTGGAGCTTTATCCTATGCCCCTACACTTTGGGGAAGTAAAACTCCTGTGGTACCTCACCGCTCAGCACTACTTGCTGGACAAGAGACAACAGGGTGTTACTGTGATGGGAACTAACACAG cagcagaaagcaaaagctgtaaACTGGATTTCTTTCTTCGATATGAAAGTGTTTTCTCTGAGGCCCTTTCTGATGCCTACGCTGTTCTGAGAAGATTAGAAGAGTGCAGAGAAATTGATGCCTCTCAAAGGGAG GCTCTGGTTGCCTGtctggcagaggcaggggaacAGTTGGTGTTCACAAAGCTGTTGGGCAAAGTGAAGGATGTGCAGCCCCTGGATGCACAGACCCTTGTGTCCTTACTGAAGCTGTTTCAAGATGTGAATCCCAACCTGAGAGCAGCCTTGCTGGAGAAGGAACAGGACAGTGGAGAAGCTCTGCAGCAAACAG AGAGCACGAAAGAGGGAGAGATGCTGACTGCTCGTTTGCTGGGATGCAGAGAGGAGCTGATCCAGAGC TTCATCCAG ACTGAGATTGTAG GGCTCTTGACAGAAGGAAGTGGAGAGGATCCTGGGATCAGGAAGTGGAAGGTGAACAGTGAGTCCCAAGTTGAAGCTCTGGGCAACGAAGaggacagggcaggaggtgctgggacCAAGGAGCCAAAGGAACCACGAGAGAAAGCTTCTTCCAAGAAGAGCTTTATCTGCAAAGCTTGTGATAAAAGCTTCCACTTCTACTGCCGCTTAAAGGTGCACGTGAAACGTTGTCAGGTGGCCAGAGGAAAGCAAATCCCGTGTAAGGAGTGCACTGAAGTGAAATCCACAAAGAAGGAGCTGGAGAAACATCAGCTGGAGATCCATGGAGCAGTGGGGATAGCCAAGAAAAAGACTAGGCGGCTCCCTGTGTCATGTGACATCTGTGGCCGAGAGTTTGCTCATGCCTCAG AGATGCAGTACCACAAGCTGACGGAGCATTTTGATGAGAAGCCCTTCTCCTACAAGGAGTGCGGAGCCAAGTTTGCGGCCAACTCCACGTTGAAGAACCACCTGTGGCTGCACACAGGGGACTGGCCCTTCATGTGCAAGCACTGTCTGGTGACCTTTATGTAGACCTCGGTCCTTGCCTACCATACCAAGAAGAAGCACTCTGAGG GAAAGATGTACGCATGCCAGTACTGTGATGCTGTGTTTGCCCAGTCCATTGAGCTCTCATGCCACATCTGGACCCACATGGGGGACAAGCCGTATGTCTGCCGGGAGTGTGGGAAAGGCTTTTGCCAAACCAATGGGCTCTCCATCCACCTCCGCACCTTTCACA ACATAGAAGATCCCTATGACTGCAAGAAAAGACTCCAGCCTAGCTGGATGCAA GTGATTCAGACAtcagaggaaggagcagcagaacaCATCATCTCTTTTGATGAAGCCCATGTCACTGTCTCCCAAGTCTTTGTGACGTTGCCTGAATCCCAGGTTAGCCAAGCTGGCTCAGAGCTGGTGACAGTGACTATGGAGGACTTGTTTGATGACAAAGCCACTCTGATTTGTGAAGAAACCAAAGGAGAGTGA